In Candidatus Schekmanbacteria bacterium, the following are encoded in one genomic region:
- a CDS encoding PAS domain S-box protein, which translates to IFGYEKNDIIYSYLPLIPEEIFSNLIDLKNSLIKKGKADKLSTQRILEDGTLLEVELSCYIKNSIEKEGKTAICFQLDKIRKLKEIQSAETLSNIKKFNSKTQKKVNEKKVHKPNINCEEIITNFPESLIIIDSEGKITFANEYSKNLTGYAPSELIDKPLSFLTNAPKDEFEKKFSFIQKKEVSLPVKIKLQAKTGDSIPVEIRSSIIHSESGEVTGFALMIRDISVQQQRDELIDYLRDYIESTIESLDDAIITANDQNSIIYWNKGAEKIFGYSSAEAIGKSIFMILPEEGNGQDDESASYSVKDKNLLRKRLLGDESIQIQSIEEQLVNKKGEKFPALVSLSVPCDKKGNPIIGNVLLIKDITERKKLEEQLLHSEKLASLGSMISGITHELNNKLAPILGYSQIIKEMNVDGELSEMISKIELSAKGARNIIHSLLGFARHNKPQFKNVNINEIIMRVVKLFKYKIDVSNIKLIPRLDESLPETMADETQIEQVFLNMINNSFQALSGNEGEIIIESSIENKSIVIKISDNGPGIPKENLKRIFDPFFTTKEPQIGTGLGLSLCYGIINNHKGSISVESKPYKKTTFTIKLPIVKTSKAAEVEEKEQGISYQQQKEQKKILVIDDDSMIRDLIFSILNKKHRVEIADNGKTALEKIKNCTYDLIISDLRMPGIDGFSLYNILKEKNAGIEKSVIFTTGDTYDPKTKKFIEETKTICLPKPFNINDLLEIVNNFFKKNETIHQAQ; encoded by the coding sequence ATATTCGGCTATGAAAAGAATGATATCATCTATTCCTATTTACCCTTGATCCCGGAGGAAATTTTCTCCAATTTGATCGATCTCAAAAATTCTCTCATAAAAAAAGGGAAAGCGGATAAACTCTCAACTCAAAGAATTCTCGAAGACGGCACTCTTTTAGAAGTTGAACTATCTTGTTATATAAAAAATTCTATTGAAAAAGAGGGGAAAACAGCCATTTGCTTTCAACTTGACAAGATTAGGAAATTAAAAGAAATTCAAAGTGCAGAGACTTTATCGAATATCAAAAAATTCAATAGCAAAACTCAAAAAAAAGTGAATGAAAAAAAGGTGCATAAACCGAATATCAATTGCGAAGAGATAATAACCAATTTTCCTGAATCGCTTATTATAATTGATTCTGAGGGGAAAATTACATTTGCAAATGAATATTCTAAAAATTTAACGGGCTATGCTCCCTCAGAATTGATCGATAAACCCTTAAGTTTTCTGACAAATGCTCCTAAGGACGAATTCGAGAAAAAATTTTCCTTTATTCAAAAGAAAGAAGTAAGCCTGCCTGTCAAGATAAAACTTCAAGCAAAAACCGGAGATTCTATACCTGTTGAAATTCGCTCATCGATTATTCATTCAGAATCCGGAGAAGTTACAGGATTTGCGCTTATGATTAGGGATATCTCTGTACAACAGCAGAGAGATGAACTAATTGACTATCTTCGTGATTATATCGAATCTACGATTGAAAGTCTTGATGATGCTATTATAACTGCCAATGACCAAAATTCAATAATCTATTGGAATAAGGGCGCTGAAAAGATATTTGGTTACTCCTCTGCTGAAGCAATAGGGAAAAGCATCTTTATGATTTTGCCTGAAGAGGGTAACGGACAGGATGATGAAAGCGCAAGTTATAGTGTAAAAGACAAAAACCTTTTAAGGAAGAGACTGCTTGGAGATGAATCGATACAGATTCAAAGCATAGAAGAGCAATTAGTAAATAAAAAAGGAGAAAAATTTCCGGCACTTGTTTCCCTTTCTGTTCCATGCGATAAGAAGGGCAATCCAATCATTGGTAATGTGCTGCTAATAAAGGATATAACAGAAAGAAAAAAACTGGAAGAACAACTTCTTCATTCAGAAAAACTTGCTTCTCTTGGCTCGATGATTTCAGGAATAACTCACGAACTGAACAATAAACTTGCACCTATACTTGGCTATTCTCAAATAATCAAGGAGATGAATGTTGATGGCGAATTGTCTGAAATGATTTCCAAGATTGAATTGAGCGCAAAGGGCGCAAGAAATATAATCCATTCTCTTCTCGGATTTGCAAGGCATAATAAACCTCAGTTTAAGAATGTCAATATAAATGAAATAATTATGCGCGTTGTAAAACTCTTCAAATACAAGATTGATGTAAGCAATATTAAACTTATACCCCGACTCGACGAAAGCTTGCCTGAAACAATGGCAGATGAGACACAAATAGAGCAAGTTTTTCTTAATATGATTAACAACTCTTTTCAGGCGTTGTCAGGAAATGAAGGAGAGATAATAATAGAGTCTTCAATAGAAAACAAGTCGATAGTCATAAAAATATCCGACAATGGTCCCGGAATTCCAAAAGAAAATTTAAAAAGAATATTTGATCCATTTTTTACAACAAAAGAGCCGCAAATCGGCACAGGATTAGGATTGAGTTTATGCTACGGAATCATCAACAACCATAAAGGAAGTATTAGTGTAGAGAGCAAACCCTATAAAAAAACAACTTTTACTATAAAACTTCCCATAGTAAAGACATCTAAAGCCGCTGAAGTAGAGGAAAAAGAGCAAGGAATTAGTTATCAACAGCAGAAAGAGCAGAAAAAAATTCTTGTCATAGATGATGACTCAATGATTAGGGATTTGATTTTTTCTATTTTGAATAAAAAACATAGAGTAGAAATTGCTGATAATGGCAAGACAGCTCTTGAAAAAATCAAAAATTGCACCTATGACCTGATTATTTCTGATTTGAGAATGCCGGGAATAGATGGATTTTCTCTCTATAATATATTGAAAGAAAAGAATGCAGGTATAGAAAAGAGTGTAATTTTTACTACTGGCGACACTTACGACCCAAAAACCAAAAAGTTTATCGAAGAAACAAAAACCATATGCCTTCCCAAACCATTCAATATAAATGACCTATTGGAGATAGTTAATAATTTCTTCAAGAAAAACGAGACAATTCATCAAGCCCAATAA